A genomic segment from Argonema galeatum A003/A1 encodes:
- a CDS encoding Rpn family recombination-promoting nuclease/putative transposase, translating into MIFINPKTDYAFKKIFGSSESKDILISFLNAMIYDGVS; encoded by the coding sequence ATGATTTTCATTAACCCTAAAACCGATTACGCCTTCAAGAAAATCTTTGGTTCCTCTGAAAGCAAAGACATTCTCATTAGCTTTCTCAACGCCATGATTTATGATGGCGTTTCTAT